From Acinetobacter suaedae, one genomic window encodes:
- the thiC gene encoding phosphomethylpyrimidine synthase ThiC → MNQLTNLSPADISAQHEQDAKDLTRILPASKKVYVQGSRPDIQVPFREISLTETPTGLGGEYNPPIMVYDTSGVYTDPNVQIDLNKGLPSIRQKWIEERNDTDVLTGLSSEFGQARLKDIRTAEIRFAHIQNPRRAQAGKNVTQMHYAKQGIITPEMEYIAIRENQRQREDVDMRQHPGQNFGAQNLREITPEFVRQEVAAGRAIIPANINHPECEPMIIGRNFLVKINANIGNSALGSSIDEEVAKMTWATRWGADTIMDLSTGKNIHETREWIIRNSPVPIGTVPIYQALEKVDGVAEDLTWEIFKDTLIEQAEQGVDYFTIHAGVLLRYVPMTANRLTGIVSRGGSIMAQWCLAHHKENFLYTHFDEICEIMKAYDVSFSLGDGLRPGCIQDANDEAQFSELKTLGELTHRAWEHDVQVMIEGPGHVPMHMIKENMDLQLEVCKEAPFYTLGPLTTDIAPGYDHITSAIGAAMIGWYGTAMLCYVTPKEHLGLPNKKDVKDGIITYKIAAHAADLAKGHPGAQVRDNALSKARFEFRWDDQFNLSLDPDTARSMHDETLPKEAHKSAHFCSMCGPKFCSMKITQNVRDYAQNQSNAKQSDDANTEVEAGLNAMKTAYQEHGQKLYHKV, encoded by the coding sequence ATGAACCAATTAACGAATCTTTCTCCAGCTGATATCTCTGCTCAACATGAGCAAGATGCTAAAGATTTAACTCGTATTTTACCCGCATCTAAAAAAGTTTATGTCCAAGGTTCTCGTCCAGACATTCAAGTTCCATTCCGTGAAATTAGCTTGACAGAAACACCCACTGGCTTAGGAGGTGAATACAATCCTCCGATCATGGTATACGACACATCTGGGGTTTATACTGATCCGAATGTACAAATTGATTTAAACAAAGGTTTACCTTCGATTCGCCAAAAATGGATTGAAGAACGTAACGATACTGATGTTCTGACGGGTCTGAGTTCTGAATTTGGCCAAGCACGTTTAAAAGATATTCGTACTGCTGAAATTCGTTTTGCCCACATTCAAAATCCACGTCGTGCACAAGCAGGTAAAAATGTCACGCAAATGCATTATGCCAAACAAGGCATTATTACGCCTGAAATGGAATATATTGCAATTCGTGAAAACCAGCGCCAACGTGAAGATGTTGATATGCGTCAACATCCAGGCCAAAACTTTGGGGCACAAAATTTAAGAGAAATAACCCCTGAATTTGTACGCCAAGAAGTTGCAGCAGGACGCGCCATTATTCCGGCCAACATTAACCATCCCGAATGTGAACCCATGATTATTGGTCGCAATTTTTTGGTAAAGATTAATGCCAATATTGGGAACTCAGCACTCGGTTCATCGATTGATGAAGAAGTTGCAAAAATGACATGGGCAACTCGTTGGGGTGCCGACACCATTATGGACTTATCAACAGGCAAAAATATCCATGAAACGCGTGAGTGGATTATCCGCAACTCCCCTGTTCCAATTGGTACTGTTCCAATTTACCAAGCTCTAGAAAAGGTCGATGGCGTTGCCGAAGATTTGACATGGGAAATCTTTAAAGACACTTTGATTGAACAAGCCGAGCAAGGCGTCGATTATTTCACTATCCATGCAGGTGTATTACTTCGTTATGTTCCAATGACGGCCAATCGCTTAACAGGAATCGTCTCTCGTGGCGGCTCAATTATGGCGCAATGGTGTTTAGCTCACCATAAAGAAAACTTTTTATACACGCATTTTGATGAAATCTGCGAAATCATGAAAGCATATGATGTGTCATTTAGCTTAGGTGATGGTTTACGTCCAGGTTGTATTCAGGATGCGAACGATGAAGCACAATTTAGTGAACTAAAAACCTTGGGTGAACTCACCCACCGCGCTTGGGAACATGACGTACAAGTAATGATCGAAGGGCCAGGGCATGTGCCAATGCATATGATCAAAGAAAATATGGATCTACAACTTGAGGTCTGCAAAGAAGCACCATTCTATACACTTGGACCGCTGACCACAGATATTGCCCCAGGTTATGACCACATCACCTCTGCAATTGGTGCAGCAATGATTGGCTGGTATGGTACGGCGATGTTGTGCTATGTAACACCAAAAGAGCATTTGGGCTTGCCAAATAAAAAAGACGTTAAAGACGGTATTATTACCTATAAAATTGCAGCGCATGCAGCAGACCTAGCTAAGGGACATCCAGGTGCGCAAGTCCGTGATAATGCCCTCTCTAAAGCACGTTTTGAGTTCCGTTGGGATGATCAGTTCAATCTTAGCTTAGATCCTGATACTGCACGCAGTATGCATGATGAAACATTACCTAAAGAGGCACACAAATCAGCACACTTTTGTTCAATGTGTGGCCCTAAGTTCTGCTCGATGAAAATCACGCAAAATGTGCGAGATTATGCGCAAAATCAAAGCAATGCCAAACAATCAGATGATGCCAATACAGAAGTTGAAGCAGGTCTCAATGCAATGAAAACCGCTTATCAGGAACATGGTCAAAAATTGTACCACAAAGTGTAA
- a CDS encoding NUDIX domain-containing protein gives MNILDHASYSASDVTIESRTFLYRGFIQVEKVCLKHRLFHRLEYSPIIQRELIHRPEAAGVLLYNDVQQRFALIEQFRIGAINDKTSPWQLEVIAGVLDGNESPECCIRREALEESGCKITTLKHLFSFYPSVGACSELYHLYVAEVELPQNGGVFGVSDEGENIQLHLFDYSQLHTLLNNGRLRNAPVIMALQWLAQHIQQR, from the coding sequence ATGAATATTCTTGACCACGCCAGCTATTCAGCCTCCGACGTTACGATAGAATCTCGAACGTTCTTATACCGAGGGTTTATTCAAGTAGAGAAAGTGTGTCTCAAACATCGATTATTTCATCGATTGGAGTACTCACCTATTATTCAACGTGAATTAATTCATCGGCCTGAAGCAGCTGGCGTTTTATTATACAATGATGTACAGCAACGCTTTGCCTTAATTGAGCAATTCCGAATTGGTGCGATCAACGATAAAACCTCTCCATGGCAACTTGAAGTCATTGCAGGAGTTCTTGATGGCAATGAATCTCCTGAATGCTGTATTCGTCGAGAAGCACTCGAAGAATCTGGATGTAAAATCACAACGTTAAAACATTTATTTAGCTTCTACCCATCTGTTGGCGCATGCTCTGAACTTTATCATTTATATGTAGCAGAAGTTGAATTACCACAAAATGGAGGCGTATTTGGGGTATCAGATGAAGGAGAGAATATTCAACTTCATTTATTTGATTATTCCCAACTACACACATTATTAAATAATGGGCGGTTGAGAAATGCACCTGTAATCATGGCATTACAATGGCTTGCTCAACATATACAACAACGATAA
- the cpdA gene encoding 3',5'-cyclic-AMP phosphodiesterase, whose protein sequence is MTYQVSTSSQQDFVMIQITDTHLLEYPHLEFVGMQPEQSFHAVIDLMRQQHPQIDLIVHTGDLAQTPTPVTYNRYIQHMQSLQIPFFHTPGNHDDAAHFPFHEVDQTQITVVELGKWVIILLNSAQPQRIDGRITEKQLRQLQTLLTQLHDRYVILACHHHPFAMQSAWIDQHKLKNASDLLETIQPFSNIKAIVCGHVHQDAIHKWQGIDLLSTPSTCIQFKPRSEKFALDEEHPGYRYICLKANGELETKVYRLKTSERMTSSEVLGYD, encoded by the coding sequence GTGACCTACCAAGTCTCAACCTCATCTCAACAAGATTTTGTGATGATACAGATTACTGATACACATTTATTAGAGTATCCGCATTTAGAGTTCGTTGGTATGCAACCCGAACAAAGCTTTCATGCAGTAATTGACTTGATGCGCCAGCAACATCCTCAAATCGACCTGATTGTACATACAGGTGATTTAGCACAAACACCAACGCCTGTGACTTACAATCGTTACATCCAGCACATGCAAAGCTTGCAAATCCCTTTTTTCCACACACCTGGCAACCATGATGATGCCGCACATTTTCCCTTTCATGAAGTCGACCAAACTCAAATTACGGTGGTTGAATTAGGGAAATGGGTCATTATTCTTTTAAATAGCGCACAGCCTCAACGCATTGATGGAAGAATTACCGAAAAACAACTTCGTCAACTTCAAACCTTACTAACGCAACTGCATGATCGTTATGTGATTCTTGCCTGTCACCATCACCCATTTGCCATGCAATCTGCTTGGATTGATCAACATAAGCTAAAAAATGCCTCTGATTTATTGGAAACTATTCAACCCTTTTCTAATATCAAAGCGATTGTTTGTGGGCACGTTCACCAAGATGCGATTCATAAATGGCAAGGTATCGACTTACTATCAACTCCGTCTACCTGTATTCAGTTTAAGCCTAGAAGTGAGAAGTTTGCATTAGATGAAGAACATCCTGGTTATCGCTATATTTGCCTAAAAGCCAATGGCGAATTAGAAACAAAGGTCTATCGACTCAAAACATCAGAACGCATGACGAGCTCTGAAGTCTTAGGGTATGATTAA
- the dksA gene encoding RNA polymerase-binding protein DksA, with the protein MANDNQNQVLDEQTEVIDEQKAPVKRVRKTKAKAAEGGTTASLFGIAPYQPKKNEEYMSDGQLEHFRQILDAWKAELMSEVDRTLNTMQDESTALPDVNDRATQEEEFAIELRTRDRERKLIRKIEQSLEAIQAGDYGFCETCGIEIGLRRLEARPTATQCIDCKTLAEIKEKQNNG; encoded by the coding sequence ATGGCGAATGACAACCAAAATCAAGTCTTGGATGAACAAACCGAAGTGATTGATGAGCAAAAAGCGCCTGTAAAACGTGTGCGTAAAACCAAGGCTAAGGCTGCGGAAGGTGGAACAACTGCAAGTTTATTTGGTATCGCACCTTATCAGCCAAAGAAAAATGAAGAATACATGTCTGATGGGCAACTTGAGCATTTCCGTCAAATTTTAGATGCATGGAAAGCTGAGTTAATGTCTGAAGTTGATCGCACCTTGAATACCATGCAAGATGAATCAACCGCATTACCTGATGTCAATGACCGAGCAACGCAAGAAGAAGAGTTTGCTATTGAATTACGTACACGTGACCGTGAGCGTAAACTCATTCGTAAAATCGAACAATCACTTGAAGCAATTCAAGCTGGCGATTATGGCTTTTGTGAAACTTGCGGTATTGAAATTGGTCTACGTCGCTTAGAAGCACGTCCAACAGCAACTCAATGTATTGATTGCAAAACTTTGGCTGAAATCAAAGAAAAGCAAAACAACGGTTAA
- the gluQRS gene encoding tRNA glutamyl-Q(34) synthetase GluQRS, with protein sequence MSYIGRFAPSPTGPLHFGSLLTAVASYCDAKANQGQWLVRIEDTDIPRIYPNSETHILRCIDTFQFEPDAEIIFQKDRLACYEQVLEQLKAAQAIYACQCTRKVLGSNHIYAGTCRELNLDFAQQAIRLKVSDQRICFEDRLQGQQCSNLQHDLGDFILKRRDGIISYQLAVVVDDFLQGITHVVRGADLLDNTARQIWLASVLNYPVLQYMHLPLAMNDQGQKLSKQNMAQPLELSKAPELLQHAILALGQPHVDLDQPNIMLQQAIQQWDVNLIPQGIYLSGVYQ encoded by the coding sequence ATGTCTTATATCGGTCGATTTGCTCCGTCCCCTACAGGCCCTTTACATTTTGGGTCTTTACTTACGGCTGTCGCGAGTTATTGCGATGCCAAAGCCAATCAAGGTCAATGGTTGGTTCGAATTGAAGATACAGACATTCCGCGCATCTATCCAAATAGTGAAACACATATTCTTAGGTGTATTGATACTTTTCAGTTTGAGCCAGATGCCGAAATTATTTTCCAAAAAGATCGCTTAGCGTGCTATGAACAGGTGCTAGAGCAACTCAAAGCAGCTCAAGCAATTTATGCTTGCCAATGTACACGTAAAGTTCTCGGCTCGAACCATATTTATGCAGGTACATGTCGAGAGCTTAACTTAGATTTTGCCCAACAAGCTATTCGCCTAAAAGTCTCTGATCAACGCATCTGTTTTGAAGACCGCCTACAAGGTCAACAATGCTCCAACCTTCAACATGATTTAGGCGATTTCATATTAAAACGCCGTGATGGCATTATTAGTTATCAACTTGCTGTCGTCGTTGATGATTTTTTACAAGGCATTACCCATGTTGTTCGAGGTGCAGATTTACTAGATAACACAGCACGACAAATCTGGTTAGCTTCGGTGCTGAATTATCCTGTTTTACAGTATATGCATCTGCCATTAGCAATGAATGATCAAGGCCAAAAACTATCAAAGCAGAATATGGCACAACCGCTTGAACTTTCAAAAGCGCCTGAACTATTACAGCATGCCATTTTGGCACTCGGTCAACCCCATGTCGATCTCGACCAACCAAATATTATGCTTCAGCAAGCAATACAACAATGGGATGTGAATCTCATCCCACAAGGCATTTATCTTTCTGGTGTATATCAATAG
- the ftsW gene encoding putative lipid II flippase FtsW, whose amino-acid sequence MADLAQNTAQKISQLLSRLPKLPAEMTARNILIFCVICLLCFGSVMVASASMPYAEYIHENPFYFLIRHGISICVAGIVAFLTYRVSLNLWFKNVFLLWLITILLLLAVLVVGTEVNGAHRWIKVGGFTLQPTEIAKIVMAIFTADYVVRRAKEVRTHWKGLLRLSGVMALTVGFIVAEPDLGATVVIVLMMVGVFFLAGAPATQFLIMLGAILAGVSALIIFEPFRFQRLISFTNPWADPLGVGYQLSNALMAFGRGEWFGTGLGHSVQKLSYLPEAHTDFMLAVLGEEFGFVGVTSVMILSFTMLACCIKIGHRALQHNYLRAGYLAYGISIIFLLQILVNAGMNMGLMPTKGLTLPFISYGGTSLMMCAAMISLILKIDASTQEHNPVKEESNF is encoded by the coding sequence ATGGCGGATTTAGCCCAAAATACGGCGCAAAAAATTTCGCAATTATTGAGTCGTTTACCAAAACTTCCAGCAGAAATGACGGCGCGTAATATTCTTATTTTTTGCGTGATTTGTTTACTATGCTTTGGTTCTGTGATGGTGGCATCGGCTTCAATGCCCTATGCGGAGTATATCCATGAGAATCCATTTTATTTCTTGATTCGCCATGGCATCTCGATTTGTGTTGCAGGTATCGTGGCATTTCTAACTTATCGCGTTTCGCTTAATTTGTGGTTCAAAAATGTGTTCTTATTATGGCTGATTACTATCTTATTATTGTTGGCCGTATTAGTGGTTGGGACCGAGGTCAACGGTGCCCATCGCTGGATTAAAGTCGGTGGTTTTACATTGCAACCAACTGAAATTGCTAAGATTGTTATGGCAATTTTTACCGCAGATTATGTGGTTCGCCGTGCTAAAGAAGTGCGTACTCACTGGAAAGGATTACTGCGTTTAAGTGGGGTAATGGCACTAACAGTGGGCTTTATTGTAGCAGAACCTGATTTGGGAGCTACGGTTGTAATTGTTCTGATGATGGTTGGAGTCTTCTTTTTGGCAGGTGCCCCAGCAACGCAGTTTTTGATCATGTTAGGTGCGATTCTCGCTGGTGTGAGTGCATTAATTATCTTTGAACCCTTCCGCTTTCAGCGCCTGATTTCGTTTACTAATCCTTGGGCTGATCCTTTAGGCGTTGGATATCAACTATCTAATGCTTTGATGGCTTTTGGGCGTGGGGAGTGGTTTGGAACAGGTCTAGGGCATAGTGTTCAAAAATTGTCTTATTTACCCGAAGCACATACGGACTTCATGCTAGCGGTGTTAGGTGAAGAGTTTGGTTTTGTTGGTGTGACTTCAGTGATGATTTTATCTTTCACGATGCTTGCATGTTGTATCAAAATTGGACACCGTGCATTGCAGCACAATTATTTGCGTGCTGGTTACCTTGCGTATGGAATTAGCATTATTTTCTTGCTGCAAATTTTGGTTAATGCTGGCATGAATATGGGCTTAATGCCTACCAAAGGTTTGACGTTGCCTTTCATTAGTTATGGTGGAACATCATTGATGATGTGTGCAGCGATGATTAGTTTGATTTTAAAAATTGATGCTTCAACTCAAGAGCATAATCCGGTTAAGGAAGAGTCAAACTTCTAG
- the murD gene encoding UDP-N-acetylmuramoyl-L-alanine--D-glutamate ligase has protein sequence MLIQRGGLKVVAGLGISGVSAVNFLHEQGYQVAVTDSRATPPGCDQIPENIKKSFGKLDLDLLLQAEEIILSPGLAPQLPEIQQALEKGIPVISDIQLLHRATDVPIVAITGSNAKSTVTTLFGLMAKDAGKKVAVGGNLGRPALDLLKDQPELIVLELSSFQLETTSHLNAEVAVLLNMSEDHLDRHGDMLGYHKAKHRIFQGVKKVVYNRDDSLSRPLVPDVTPMQSFGLNAPDMNQYGVLREADGSMWLARGRERLIKTSDLYIQGMHNVANALACLALGEAIGLPMQSMLETLRQFKGLEHRCEYVQTIDQVRYYNDSKGTNVGATLAAIDGLGAAIEAKHGKLALILGGQGKGQDFKPLRNAIQKYVKIVILIGEDAAMIEQALHNTTQIQHATSLKQAVDIAHQSTQAEDIVLLSPACASFDMFKSYNDRGHQFVACVHALNGNKN, from the coding sequence ATGTTAATACAACGTGGTGGATTAAAAGTTGTGGCTGGCTTGGGTATTTCAGGCGTATCAGCAGTAAACTTTCTGCATGAACAAGGCTACCAAGTTGCAGTCACGGACTCCCGAGCAACACCGCCAGGATGTGATCAAATTCCTGAAAATATTAAAAAAAGCTTTGGAAAGCTAGATCTAGATCTATTGCTACAAGCCGAAGAAATTATTTTAAGTCCAGGATTGGCACCCCAACTACCAGAGATCCAACAAGCACTTGAAAAGGGTATTCCCGTTATCAGTGATATCCAATTATTACATCGTGCAACAGATGTTCCAATTGTTGCAATTACTGGATCTAATGCCAAAAGTACAGTTACAACTTTATTTGGCTTGATGGCAAAGGATGCAGGAAAAAAAGTGGCTGTAGGTGGTAATTTAGGTCGCCCAGCACTAGATTTACTCAAAGATCAGCCTGAACTCATTGTGTTGGAGTTATCCAGCTTTCAGTTAGAAACGACCTCTCATTTGAATGCGGAAGTGGCCGTGTTGCTGAATATGAGTGAGGATCATCTAGATCGTCATGGCGATATGCTCGGCTACCATAAAGCAAAACATCGTATCTTCCAAGGTGTGAAAAAGGTGGTATATAACCGTGATGACAGTTTAAGTCGTCCACTCGTTCCTGATGTCACACCGATGCAGAGTTTTGGTTTAAATGCACCTGACATGAATCAATATGGTGTACTTCGTGAAGCTGATGGGAGCATGTGGCTAGCCCGTGGTCGTGAACGTTTAATCAAAACCTCAGATTTGTATATTCAAGGAATGCACAATGTTGCAAATGCCTTGGCATGTTTAGCGCTAGGTGAGGCAATTGGTCTACCGATGCAATCAATGTTGGAAACATTGCGACAATTCAAAGGGCTGGAGCATCGTTGTGAATATGTACAGACGATTGATCAAGTGCGTTATTACAATGATTCTAAAGGTACCAATGTCGGTGCAACACTTGCCGCAATAGATGGGTTGGGTGCCGCAATTGAAGCAAAGCATGGCAAATTGGCATTGATTTTAGGCGGTCAGGGCAAAGGTCAAGATTTTAAGCCTTTGCGTAATGCGATACAGAAATACGTTAAAATTGTTATTTTGATTGGTGAGGATGCTGCCATGATTGAGCAAGCCTTACACAATACAACCCAGATTCAGCATGCAACTAGCTTAAAGCAGGCTGTCGATATTGCCCATCAGTCAACACAAGCTGAAGATATTGTTTTGCTTTCACCTGCATGTGCAAGTTTTGATATGTTTAAAAGTTATAATGACCGTGGTCATCAATTCGTGGCATGTGTGCATGCCTTGAATGGTAATAAAAATTAG
- a CDS encoding DUF6587 family protein, whose translation MFEYLIVAVLVLWSAIVVFKKVFPQTANSAFDALSSLCQRLGWQRLATWLKPKMVAGCGGGCGCSTDEADSKKAELIQTVKWR comes from the coding sequence ATGTTTGAATACCTGATTGTCGCTGTATTGGTACTGTGGAGCGCTATCGTTGTGTTTAAGAAAGTGTTTCCTCAAACAGCAAATTCAGCGTTTGATGCTTTATCAAGCTTGTGTCAACGCTTAGGTTGGCAACGTTTAGCAACATGGTTAAAGCCTAAGATGGTTGCCGGCTGTGGTGGAGGTTGTGGTTGTTCAACTGATGAAGCAGACAGTAAAAAGGCAGAGCTGATACAAACTGTCAAATGGCGTTGA
- the feoB gene encoding ferrous iron transporter B, which yields MSDALRVALVGNPNCGKTSLFNHLTGTRQKVANYAGVTVERKVGHFQLPSGKAVRVLDLPGTYSLKATSPDEEITRDVCQGKIAEEGHQDAFLCVVDATNLKLHLGLVLEVIELGRPVLVVLNMMDEARRRGIQINTQKLSERLGVPVVETVAVRRAGVENLLHALDQGNYSIPKTELSGLTGDHHQKIEVIFNDVVKFVDQEDQRTNFLDKIFLHPVLGLLSLAVMMFVVFQAVFAWAAPFMDGIEEFFAWAGEILGEHISQPLLNSLVVDGIIAGAGSVLVFLPQILILFFFILVLEESGYLPRAAFLLDKLMFKAGLSGRAFIPLLSSFACAVPGIMATRSISDPRDRFTTIMVAPLMTCSARLPVYALLIAAFIPSQTVWGIFNLQGLVLFGLYMAGIISALCVAFVTKFLQKDKSQHALLLELPSYRIPNFKSVAIGLLDRAKIFLKRVGGIIFALSILLWFLCTFPQAPEDATRAAIDYSFAGMIGHLLQPIFAPLGFNWQIVVALIPAMAAREVVVAALGTVYALSGVDDDAIADGLANLISADGSGWSLATGLSLLVWFIYAPHCLATLATVRRETGSWKHVGVMTAYLFGLAYLMSFFTYQIASRIWG from the coding sequence ATGAGTGATGCGTTACGTGTTGCCCTTGTGGGAAATCCGAACTGTGGTAAAACTTCATTATTCAACCATTTAACAGGAACACGCCAAAAAGTTGCTAACTATGCGGGAGTAACGGTTGAGCGTAAGGTTGGACATTTCCAACTTCCATCAGGTAAAGCTGTGCGTGTTCTGGATTTGCCCGGCACTTATAGCTTAAAAGCAACCAGCCCAGATGAAGAAATTACCCGTGATGTTTGCCAAGGTAAAATTGCAGAAGAAGGTCATCAAGATGCTTTCTTATGTGTTGTAGATGCGACCAACCTAAAATTGCATTTGGGTTTGGTCTTAGAAGTGATTGAGCTTGGACGTCCTGTTTTAGTGGTATTGAATATGATGGATGAAGCGCGTCGTCGTGGCATTCAAATCAATACACAAAAACTATCGGAACGTTTGGGTGTTCCTGTGGTGGAAACTGTAGCTGTTCGTCGTGCAGGCGTCGAAAATCTATTGCACGCACTTGATCAAGGTAACTACAGCATTCCAAAAACTGAATTGAGCGGTTTGACGGGCGATCATCATCAAAAGATCGAAGTGATTTTTAACGATGTGGTTAAGTTTGTTGATCAGGAAGATCAGCGTACCAATTTCCTCGACAAAATTTTCCTACATCCAGTGCTTGGTTTGTTGAGCTTAGCAGTCATGATGTTTGTGGTTTTCCAAGCAGTTTTTGCTTGGGCCGCACCATTCATGGATGGGATTGAAGAATTTTTTGCTTGGGCAGGTGAGATTTTAGGCGAACATATTAGTCAACCTTTGCTCAATAGTTTAGTGGTTGATGGGATTATTGCTGGAGCTGGGAGTGTTCTGGTTTTCTTGCCACAAATTCTGATTCTGTTTTTCTTTATTTTAGTGTTGGAAGAATCGGGTTATTTACCACGCGCAGCCTTCTTGTTAGATAAACTGATGTTTAAAGCAGGGCTGAGTGGACGTGCATTTATTCCCTTACTGTCAAGTTTTGCTTGTGCGGTGCCAGGCATTATGGCGACACGTAGTATTAGTGATCCACGAGATCGTTTTACCACGATTATGGTTGCGCCATTGATGACTTGTTCGGCGCGTTTACCTGTGTATGCGTTATTGATTGCTGCCTTTATCCCAAGTCAAACCGTGTGGGGGATTTTTAACCTGCAAGGTTTAGTGTTATTTGGTTTATATATGGCAGGGATCATTAGTGCTTTATGCGTTGCCTTTGTGACAAAATTTTTGCAAAAAGATAAGTCGCAACATGCATTATTGTTAGAGCTACCAAGCTATCGAATTCCTAACTTCAAAAGTGTAGCGATTGGTCTGTTAGATCGCGCCAAAATTTTCTTAAAGCGTGTGGGTGGAATTATTTTCGCTCTTTCGATTCTATTGTGGTTCTTATGTACTTTCCCTCAAGCACCTGAGGACGCAACGCGTGCTGCAATTGATTATAGCTTTGCGGGAATGATTGGGCATTTGTTACAACCAATTTTTGCTCCACTTGGCTTTAACTGGCAAATCGTCGTTGCATTGATTCCTGCAATGGCGGCACGCGAAGTTGTGGTGGCTGCGTTGGGAACGGTATATGCATTGTCTGGTGTGGATGATGATGCGATTGCTGATGGTTTGGCGAATTTAATTAGTGCCGATGGTTCAGGTTGGTCACTTGCAACAGGATTATCATTATTGGTTTGGTTTATCTATGCCCCACATTGCTTAGCTACTCTTGCGACAGTGCGTCGTGAAACGGGTTCTTGGAAACATGTGGGTGTAATGACCGCTTATCTGTTTGGGTTGGCTTATTTGATGTCTTTCTTTACCTATCAAATTGCATCTCGCATTTGGGGTTGA
- a CDS encoding FeoA family protein, whose product MRLSALKVKQTAMITKVNRLVDDTEQTDLVAVRLESLGFVPGTQVQVITKGIFGGDPILIQIGFTRFALRKAEADKIEIQLEGAPA is encoded by the coding sequence GTGCGTTTATCAGCATTGAAAGTCAAGCAAACAGCGATGATTACTAAAGTTAATCGCTTAGTCGATGATACGGAACAGACAGATCTTGTGGCTGTTCGTTTAGAGAGTCTAGGCTTTGTGCCAGGTACACAAGTACAGGTGATTACCAAAGGTATTTTTGGTGGTGACCCGATCCTGATCCAGATAGGTTTTACGCGATTTGCATTACGTAAAGCTGAAGCCGATAAAATAGAAATTCAACTTGAAGGAGCACCTGCATGA
- the xerD gene encoding site-specific tyrosine recombinase XerD — MLNKKPRIPAAVSIPEHLSFLQGFRDYLVAQTVSPHTRNAYLSDLIQCSELHQTTSLPKWSSEDIGDVLIGLTKAGKSPRSIARCLSALRQFYKFLREQKLREDNPVASHHSPKIGRALPKDLSEQDVEALINAPDINTALGLRDRAMLEVLYACGLRVSELLNLRLELINLKQGFLRITGKGNKERLVPLGQYACDWIEKYLAESRPQLYKSNTDYLFLTQHGGIMSRQNFWYAIKRYALQANIQAELSPHTLRHAFATHLLNHGADLRVVQMLLGHSDLSTTQIYTHVAQHRMQALHSQYHPRG, encoded by the coding sequence ATGTTAAATAAAAAACCACGTATTCCCGCCGCAGTTTCTATCCCAGAACATTTAAGTTTTTTGCAGGGTTTTCGTGATTATTTAGTTGCACAAACTGTAAGCCCCCATACGCGTAATGCTTATTTATCTGATTTGATTCAATGCAGCGAGTTACATCAAACTACATCTTTGCCAAAGTGGTCCAGTGAGGATATCGGAGATGTCCTAATTGGATTAACCAAAGCAGGGAAAAGCCCTCGTTCAATCGCACGTTGCCTCTCTGCCCTACGCCAATTTTATAAATTCTTACGCGAACAAAAATTAAGAGAAGATAACCCTGTTGCCTCACATCACTCGCCTAAAATTGGTCGTGCATTACCCAAAGATCTATCGGAACAAGATGTGGAAGCTCTAATCAATGCGCCCGATATTAATACTGCGTTAGGCTTACGTGATCGTGCTATGTTGGAAGTTCTTTATGCGTGTGGATTACGAGTATCAGAGTTACTCAATCTACGTTTAGAGTTGATTAACTTGAAACAAGGTTTTTTACGTATTACAGGCAAAGGTAATAAAGAGCGTCTTGTTCCATTGGGACAATATGCTTGTGATTGGATCGAAAAATATTTAGCTGAGTCTCGACCACAATTGTATAAGAGCAATACGGATTATTTGTTTTTAACTCAGCATGGCGGAATTATGAGCCGCCAAAATTTTTGGTATGCAATTAAACGCTACGCACTACAAGCCAATATTCAAGCTGAACTCTCACCACATACCTTACGACATGCATTTGCAACACATTTACTTAATCATGGGGCTGATCTACGTGTCGTTCAAATGCTACTTGGGCATAGTGACCTATCAACCACACAAATTTATACGCATGTTGCCCAACATCGAATGCAAGCCTTACATAGCCAATATCATCCGAGAGGTTAA